The Gopherus evgoodei ecotype Sinaloan lineage chromosome 8, rGopEvg1_v1.p, whole genome shotgun sequence genome includes a region encoding these proteins:
- the ZBTB41 gene encoding zinc finger and BTB domain-containing protein 41: MKKRRKFPGNLNEKIHLGHEKNISDGVLIVDSDQKTVSRSAEVATADQLECSQELPPSPEQRKLLSSLQYNKNLLKYLNDDRQKQPSFCDLLIIVEGKEFSAHKVVVAVGSSYFHACLSKNPSTDVVTLDHVTHSVFQHLLEFLYTSEFFVYKNEIPLVLEAAKFLDIIDAVKLLNNENISGIQSEAVTENPVPAETLSELTGKLSNSHQCTFCSRNFCYKKSLENHLAKAHRSLPLEKKHGLKMVEKADFSTRRSTRNRKCPAKFDNSENESSDVSDSNLDKVHSERDISVKNEREDSGSDRNADEEGQEEEEEEISDEESDAEEQSKKEHNDTEVSPEPVDSVGNIPEGLTPIIIQSSSKKLLQCPKCDKTFDRTGKLEIHTRAHTGEKPFECDICHQRYSTKSNLTVHRKKHNNETEFHKKEHKCPYCNKLHASKKTLAKHAKRFHPENIQEFLSIKKTKSEGWKCDICKKSFARRPHLEEHMILHTQDKPFKCTYCEEHFKSRFARLKHQEKFHLGPFPCDICGRQFNDTRNLKRHIECTHGGKRKWVCFICGKSVRERTTLKEHLRIHSGEKPHLCSICGQSFRHGSSYRLHLRVHHNDKRYECEECGKTFIRHDHLTKHKKIHSGEKAHQCEECGKCFGRRDHLTVHYKSVHLGEKVWQKYKATFHQCEVCKKVFKGKSSLEMHFRTHSGEKPYKCQICSQSFRIKKTLTKHMVIHSDARPFNCQHCNATFKRKDKLKYHIDHVHGTKASEETVTTSEEKVISLPVQYTPDDKVFQIESKPYMDQPEVYETEVKPMLQNVPAEVCVPVTLVPVQMREPQADLVQHTTTLSPQSHGILPPQAQQPDYQRTTDLAFLEKYTLTPQPTNIVHPVRPEQLLDSRDQSYLGTLLGLDTAPAVQNMSNNEHS; encoded by the exons ATGAAGAAAAGGAGAAAGTTCCCTGGAAATCTAAATGAGAAGATACATCTTGGACATGAGAAGAATATTTCTGATGGGGTTCTTATAGTAGATTCTGACCAAAAAACTGTCTCCAGATCTGCAGAAGTAGCTACTGCAGACCAACTCGAGTGTTCCCAAGAACTTCCTCCATCACCAGAACAAAGAAAACTCTTAAGTTCACTGCAGTATAACAAAAATCTacttaaatatttaaatgatGATAGACAGAAACAACCATCTTTTTGTGACTTACTTATAATAGTAGAAGGAAAAGAATTTAGCGCACACAAAGTTGTTGTAGCTGTTGGCAGTAGTTATTTTCATGCTTGTTTGAGCAAAAACCCAAGCACAGATGTTGTCACACTGGATCATGTAACTCATTCTGTTTTTCAACATTTGCTTGAGTTTTTGTACACATCTGAGTTTTTTGTATATAAAAATGAAATCCCTTTAGTGTTGGAAGCAGCTAAATTTTTAGACATTATAGATGCAGTCAAACTGctcaataatgaaaatatttccgGCATACAATCTGAAGCGGTAACTGAAAACCCAGTACCAGCTGAAACTCTCAGTGAATTGACTGGTAAACTATCAAATAGTCACCAGTGCACTTTTTGCAGTCGAAACTTCTGTTACAAGAAATCCTTAGAAAACCACTTAGCTAAAGCTCACAGATCCCTTCCACTGGAAAAGAAACATGGTTTAAAAATGGTTGAGAAAGCAGACTTTTCTACCAGAAGATCTACAAGGAACCGTAAATGCCCAGCTAAGTTTGATAACAGTGAAAATGAAAGTAGTGATGTGTCTGATAGCAACTTGGATAAAGTCCATTCTGAGAGAGACATATCAGTTAAAAATGAACGTGAAGATAGTGGAAGTGACCGCAATGCAGATGAAGAGGgtcaggaagaagaagaagaagaaatatcaGATGAAGAGTCTGATGCTGAAGAGCAAAGTAAAAAAGAACATAATGATACTGAAGTGAGTCCTGAGCCGGTTGATTCAGTAGGAAATATTCCTGAAGGTTTAACTCCAATAATCATTCAGAGTAGTAGCAAAAAACTATTGCAGTGTCCCAAGTGTGACAAAACATTTGATCGAACAG ggAAGCTCGAGATCCATACCCGTGCGCACACAGGTGAGAAGCCCTTCGAGTGTGATATTTGTCATCAGCGCTATTCCACAAAATCTAATCTGACAGTTCACAGAAAGAAACACAATAATGAAACAGAATTTCATAAGAAGGAGCACAAATGTCCATATTGTAATAAACTGCATGCAAGCAAAAAGACCCTAGCAAAACATGCAAAGAG GTTTCATCCAGAGAACATACAAGAATTTCTTTCCATTAAAAAGACAAAGAGTGAAGGCTGGAAATGTGAT ATTTGTAAGAAATCTTTTGCTCGAAGACCCCATTTGGAAGAACACATGATTCTTCACACTCAGGATAAACCTTTCAAGTGTACCTATTGTGAAGAGCACTTTAAATCCCGGTTTGCAAGATTGAAGCATCAAGAAAAATTCCATCTTG GCCCTTTCCCATGTGATATTTGTGGTCGTCAGTTCAATGACACTAGAAACTTAAAACGCCATATAGAATGTACTCATGGGGGGAAGAGAAAATGGGTGTGTTTCATATGTGGAAAATCAGTCAGAGAAAG AACAACTTTGAAAGAACATTTGAGAATTCATAGTGGGGAGAAACCTCATCTTTGTAGCatttgtgggcagagttttcGTCATGGAAGTTCCTACAG ACTTCATCTACGAGTTCACCATAATGACAAAAGATATGAATGTGAAGAATGTGGGAAAACGTTTATTCGGCATGACCAtctaacaaaacacaaaaaaatacACTCAG GTGAAAAAGCACATCAGTGTGAGGAGTGTGGAAAGTGTTTTGGCCGTAGAGACCACTTAACTGTCCATTACAAAAGTGTTCATCTAGGAGAGAAAGTGTGGCAAAA ATATAAAGCAACATTTCATCAGTGTGAAGTCTGCAAGAaagtttttaaagggaaatcaagTTTGGAAATGCATTTTAGGACACATTCAG GTGAGAAACCATACAAATGTCAAATTTGTAGCCAGTCTTTTAGAATTAAGAAGACCTTAACAAAACACATGGTTATTCATTCAGATGCTCGACCTTTTAACTGCCAACATTGCAATGCAACATTTAAACGAAAAGACAAGTTGAAATACCATATTGACCATGTACATGGAACAAAGGCTTCAGAAGAAACAGTAACCACTTCTGAAGAAAAAGTAATTTCCTTGCCAGTACAGTACACCCCTGATGACAAAGTTTTCCAGATTGAGTCTAAACCATACATGGATCAGCCCGAAGTTTACGAAACAGAAGTCAAACCTATGCTACAGAATGTACCAGCAGAAGTATGTGTGCCAGTAACACTGGTACCAGTTCAGATGCGGGAACCTCAAGCTGATCTAGTACAACATACCACTACACTCTCACCCCAGTCTCATGGCATTCTTCCCCCACAGGCACAGCAGCCAGATTATCAACGAACAACGGATTTGGCATTTCTGGAAAAATATACTCTCACTCCCCAGCCTACAAATATAGTTCATCCCGTCAGACCTGAGCAATTGTTGGATTCTAGAGACCAATCTTACCTTGGAACTTTACTGGGGCTTGATACAGCTCCAGCTGTACAGAATATGTCAAACAATGAACATTCATGA